In Asterias rubens chromosome 17, eAstRub1.3, whole genome shotgun sequence, a genomic segment contains:
- the LOC117301631 gene encoding uncharacterized protein LOC117301631: protein MSSEVKQEVYESLQMDSDVQATTITSLENQCSSLKNTNNDMLKKLDDLEQYSRCNCLLLHGLDESHADSKGTSVDRLNHLLPDSHLQSSDIDPAHRIGKPNLNHNVSHCGQRRSRPVIIKFISYAKREAAFRTKRLLKGSGLSLSESLTPTRMSLLKAAQDSPKTISAWTIDGRVTCLLANNRKVTVTSIQDLDKL, encoded by the coding sequence ATGTCATCTGAAGTGAAGCAGGAGGTGTATGAATCCTTACAAATGGACAGTGATGTTCAAGCCACAACAATCACCTCTTTGGAGAATCAATGTTCCTCCCTTAAGAACACCAACAACGACATGCTCAAGAAGCTTGATGACCTCGAGCAGTACAGTCGCTGTAATTGTTTGCTTTTACACGGTCTGGATGAGAGCCACGCTGACAGCAAGGGAACTTCCGTCGATCGCCTCAATCATCTGCTTCCTGACTCACACCTTCAGTCGTCAGACATTGATCCTGCTCATCGAATCGGCAAGCCGAATCTTAATCACAATGTCAGCCATTGTGGTCAACGACGATCTCGGCCAGTTATTATCAAATTCATCAGCTACGCTAAGAGGGAAGCTGCCTTTCGTACCAAACGCCTGCTGAAAGGTTCCGGCCTCTCCTTGTCTGAAAGCCTCACCCCGACCCGTATGTCTCTTCTCAAAGCAGCCCAAGACAGCCCAAAGACCATCAGTGCTTGGACAATCGACGGTCGTGTGACTTGCCTGCTGGCAAATAACCGTAAGGTAACAGTAACATCTATCCAGGACCTTGATAAGCTGTAA